The following are encoded together in the Peromyscus leucopus breed LL Stock chromosome 1, UCI_PerLeu_2.1, whole genome shotgun sequence genome:
- the LOC114685891 gene encoding pregnancy-specific glycoprotein 22-like isoform X2, with the protein MEVSFLIPCKGCTPWQGLLLTASLFTCWHLSTTAQVTIESVPPQVVEGENVLLHVNNLPENLLAFSWYKEVRNMNLRIALFALNTNQIVMGPEHTDRETVYSNGSLWLKNVTKKDTGFYTLQTVNRAGKIVSTTTMYFHVYASLYTCGHPPPSAQPTIESVPPRVAEGGSVLLLVHNLPENIQALYWYKGVIAHKKFEVARHLRQIDSSLQGPAHSGREALFSNGSLLLYNVICKDTGFYTLRTLTTDLKAEVAHVQLQVNTSVSTCSNSPTSTQVTIESVPQYVAEGKSVLFLAHNLPEDLQEFYWYKSVYRTDIFKIAEYNKAIDSTIWGLAHSQREMVYTNGSLLIEGITEKDAGLYMLETLNKDYKIEKAFVQLHVKKPVSQPLLRVIDTTVTEQSSVIFTCFSADPGVSIHWIFNNQNLQLTERMTLSPKNCQLSIDPVRREDAGEYKCEVSNQVSSMTSLPVSLVVKNE; encoded by the exons atggaggtgTCATTTCTGATTCCATGCAAGGGCTGCACCCCCTGGCAGGGGCTTCTTCTCACAG CCTCCCTTTTCACCTGCTGGCATCTGTCCACCACTGCCCAAGTCACCATTGAATCAGTGCCGCCCCAAGTGGTTGAAGGAGAAAACGTCCTTCTACATGTCAACAATCTGCCAGAGAATCTCCTAGCTTTCTCCTGGTACAAGGAGGTGAGGAATATGAACCTCAGAATTGCACTATTTGCACTGAACACAAATCAAATTGTGATGGGGCCTGAACACACTGACAGAGAAACAGTGTACAGCAATGGATCCCTGTGGCTGAAAAATGTCACCAAGAAGGACACAGGATTCTATACCCTACAAACAGTGAATAGAGCTGGAAAAATTGTGTCTACAACAACCATGTACTTCCATGTGTACG CTTCCCTTTACACCTGTGGGCACCCTCCCCCCTCTGCCCAGCCCACTATTGAATCAGTGCCACCCAGAGTTGCTGAAGGGGGAAGTGTTCTTCTGCTTGTTCACAATCTCCCAGAGAATATTCAAGCTCTTTACTGGTACAAAGGGGTGATTGCACACAAGAAGTTTGAGGTTGCCCGACACCTAAGACAAATAGATTCAAGTTTGCAGGGGCCTGCGCACAGTGGTAGAGAAGCATTGTTCAGCAATGGATCACTCCTGCTCTACAATGTCATCTGTAAGGACACTGGATTCTACACCCTACGAACTCTGACTACAGATCTAAAAGCTGAAGTAGCCCATGTGCAACTCCAGGTGAACA CCTCCGTTTCCACATGCTCTAACTCTCCAACCTCCACACAAGTCACAATTGAATCAGTGCCTCAGTATGTTGCTGAAGGAAAAAGCGTTCTTTTCCTAGCTCATAATCTGCCAGAAGATCTTCAAGAATTTTACTGGTACAAATCAGTGTATAGGACAGACATCTTTAAAATTGCAGAATACAACAAAGCCATCGATTCCACCATCTGGGGGCTTGCACACAGCCAAAGAGAAATGGTGTACACCAATGGATCCCTGCTGATCGAGGGCATCACTGAAAAAGATGCAGGATTGTACATGCTAGAAACTTTGAACAAAGATTACAAAATTGAAAAAGCATTTGTGCAACTCCATGTGAAGA AGCCTGTGTCACAGCCCTTATTGCGAGTCATTGACACCACAGTCACAGAACAGAGCTCTGTGATCTTCACTTGCTTCTCAGCTGACCCTGGAGTCTCCATCCATTGGATCTTCAATAACCAGAATCTGCAGCTCACAGAGAGGATGACTCTGTCCCCCAAAAATTGCCAACTCAGCATAGATCCTGTCAGGAGAGAGGATGCTGGAGAGTACAAGTGTGAGGTCTCCAACCAAGTCAGTTCAATGACCAGTCTCCCAGTCAGCCTGGTTGTGAAGAATGAGTGA